CGCTTGTATGCTGCCCACATCATCGGCGTCATCCCGACCCCATCTCTACTGTTGACGTCAGCCCGACCTGTGTCCAGGATCCGCTTCACCTCCACCAGGTTCCCCTCACTGCACGGGGCATGGAGGTCGGCGTCTGCCCGGGCGTCTCTGCGTGAGGGAGTCGGTGGcgctgtaacacaaagtaaactCTGTACACAGGTCGGACATCTTTATCTTACAGCTACATTGTTCACATCTTACACTGATGATACAAAACTCTTGATACATCATCTATACATGTATCATGGCTGACGACATACTGTCAGGGAATGACAAGAACTAGTTCATACTTTAACACGTTAGATACTTACATCATCAGAATGTTAACTGACAGCTCTAGCACAGTCGTGTGAGTATGTGGAGAGTTGTCTCCCCACTACAACACATGTGACATTGTCTCCACCCACCTCGTGTATCAGGTCTTGAGGGGGTCCCAGACTTCCGTGGGTCACTATTGATTcgtttagtgtcactgccatcttAATCAGAACTGTCCACGAGGTCAAACTTTCTTTACAGGTGGAAAAAAAACAGGTGTTGGCGATAATTGGTCGCTAGCTAGTACGTTCTACAAAGTAACGATGTTACAGTTGCCATTCAGTGTAAAACATGCACAaaaaattttgaattaaattATATTTTACCGTGTTTAGTCAACCTAAATGCACCCttctaaacatatttcatttctaaAGTCTATCAACAGCCTATCAagttgatttattatttttttaaatgtttacgAACAGAGCAAACTAGAGAAAGCTAATGGTGGCGGCTGTTTCATGGTGTCAGGAGTTTCTCCACGACCCCACACGTTTCACAGCATTTTCTACTCATGAAGCTACCATGCACACGAACACTCAATCCAGGGTTCCCACAGCCAGGGCAGACCAAAGTTATCTGACTTAACACTGACCATTTCCAGATAAGTACAGGTTTCAACTATTCGCCTTCCTCCCCTGCCCCCAAACACTTATCCCTTCATACGTGTCAAAAGTTCATGCAGTAGATTCTACTTGTTTTGTTAATTTATTACCTTAACCATGGTGTCTAGCCACATTTTAACATGCAAGTACCTGTTGCCTGTATCCTGTAGTGTATTGTCCACCCAGCTCTGTTTATAACCGTATCTGTTTAACTAATGGTTGAAAATACAGCGATAAACAAACTTACCCCGCTTCCGTcctcacacaacagacacatctCACCGCCAGCCTGGAAATGCCCTGACTAGCGACACTGGTAGAGTTAAGGTGCGcgttatgacgtcattgtgacgtgtCATGTGAGGAGCAGCACCGAGTTTGGCGCTCGACTGCATGTGGTATTTGTATGGGCAACCATGTAACCTGCTATGATAAGACACAGCCACCCTCGGCCCTTCCCCATCCAGCCACGCCTCCCTGTGTCACGCAGTGGTGGGGGGAAATCTGCCCGATTTACAACAGTCAACATAAATTTCATGATTTGAACGATGCTGGTGATATAAACACGCAGCGAGTTCAAAGGCGCCGCTGGCCTTCAATATACTATGGCCATTTCCCCCCGAATCACATGGGGAAAAAAATAGGTTATATGTTGTACTTTATGACTTAATTATCTGGTTGGATAGATTCCACAACGGTTAAAACTGATCGTTGTCTACTCATTATGTCTAGTTTAacgataagtgagtgagtgagtgagttaatatttaacgtcacatcggcaatatctcagccatatcgtgacgagaacgttaaatactgaaatgaaatatatggatactataaaaacctgtcaacgacggacagtaaaacaactagaatatcacaactgggattaaaactagtgtggaatgtttaaactaatatcactattcggacaatacaacataaaatcaggctacagattgccaacaactgaaggtagatcaccatactaggggccatggggacttacggtacctttgctgcctgcatggaccctagttggatttacaacatcccttcagctgtcagcaatttagtcacatctagccaaaaattaaaaatacacatatactacgattaagaacagtggaaagtttaaatttactataaatgcttttggacttacgtaccctctcaggaggacaataattttacaatacttcaacccccttcgagggtacagccaccaacaattcaagttactaatccaaacttccaataattaaaatacatctatttacacaacataacattcaaaattccaccaaaaaatcaatctcttttaaaaaaccaataattaaatatgaattaacgctagtaaaaagatccttcattgttttaactgtaaaatacttatcccttgtgatggagaattcaacacagtcaagcaggatatgcttcaccgtggttctc
This genomic stretch from Haliotis asinina isolate JCU_RB_2024 chromosome 4, JCU_Hal_asi_v2, whole genome shotgun sequence harbors:
- the LOC137282212 gene encoding integrin-linked protein kinase-like; the protein is MAVTLNESIVTHGSLGPPQDLIHEVGGDNVTCVVVGRQLSTYSHDCARAVTPPTPSRRDARADADLHAPCSEGNLVEVKRILDTGRADVNSRDGVGMTPMMWAAYKRHRDVVKLLVSRGADVSLVTDGGDNILHWACRGGDRKTVEFVLSLDGVDVNAKNNSGLTAVDVERLWEHHELSEFLVSPGTQCCVI